A region of the Muricauda sp. MAR_2010_75 genome:
TATATAAGGAAGCTTCAATTCAAAATAGATACATAACCCATGACATGCTGCAGAAATGTTTTGCAGAACTGCCCGCTTCGTCAATCGAGGAAATTGGACAATCCGTGCTTAAGGTTCCCATACACTCTTTTATATTGGGGCACGGAAGCAAACACATTCTGATGTGGTCACAAATGCATGGAAACGAATCGACCACCACCAAAGCAGTTTGGGATATGGCAAACTTTCTACGTTCCAATGATCCCCTGGCGAAAGCTATTTTGGAGAATTGTACCCTAATGGTTGTTCCCATGCTCAATCCAGATGGGGCAAAAGCGTATACCCGTGTCAATGCCAATGCAGTTGATTTAAACAGGGATGCCAAGCAACTTACCCAACCTGAAAGTGTTGCGCTCAGAAAATTGTTCGAGGATTTTAAACCAGATTATTGCTTTAACCTTCATGGTCAGCGGACCCTTTTCAGTGCTGGGCAAGTAGAGAAGCCTGCAACGGTTTCCTTTTTGTCTCCATCAAGCAATGCTGCCCGCGACATAACACCAACCCGAGTGAAAGCGATGAAACTAATAGCTGCGATGAACGCAATGCTTCAAAAATTGATTCCCGGCCAGGTGGGGCGTTATGACGATGGATTCAATGATAATTGTGTGGGCGACAGCTTTCAAATGTTGGGAGTTCCCACAGTGCTGTTCGAAGCAGGACATTATCCCAATGATTATGAAAGGGAACAAACACGGAAATACATTTTTTTGGCACTGATCGAAGCTTTAAAAACTGCGTCCACTGATTCCCTTGGCCAATTCAGTACAGGTGATTATTTCAACATTCCTGCGAATGGAAAGTTGTTCTATGATATTTTGGTCAAAAATCCACAGGTACTAAACCCAGCTTTGTCAGGAGGTAGTGCCATCGGGATTCGATTTAAGGAAATTTTGGAAAATGATATAATCCGTTTTAAACCCGAAATCATCGATGTTGGAAATCTTAACGGCTTTTTTGGGCATCAGACCTTCAAATGTGCTGATTCCATGGATTTTGAAGCTGTAAAATCCAATAGGGAACTGTATGAATTACTGCTTCAGGCTGAGGAATGATCAACTATTTTTAGTTAGGTCTTGCGTTTTATTTAAAAAAGACCCATTTTTATTACGTAAATTTCCTTATTTAACTAATTTTGCTGAAAATTTCAATGTAATGAACAAAGTAAAACTCGACGAAATCGACCACCAGATATTGGATATGTTGATTGATAATACCCGTACACCATTCACCGACATCGCCAAAAAACTGTTGATTTCCGCCGGTACCGTCCATGTCAGGGTAAAGAAAATGGAAGAATCCGGGATCATTAAAGGTTCTTCGCTTACATTAGATTATGTTAAGCTTGGCTATTCTTTCATTGCTTACGTGGGCATATTTTTGGAAAAAACGCATCAGACCAAATTTGTGCTGGAGCGCCTCAACCAGATTCCATATGTGACGGTTGCGCATATCACCACTGGAAAATTCAATATTTTCTGTAAAATCCGTGCACGGGACACCACACATGCCAAGAATATTATTTTTAAGATAGATGACATTGATGGTATTAGTAGGACGGAGACCATGATTTCATTGGAAGAAAGCATCAACGACAAAAAACGATTGATGCACACCATTTTCAACGAACTATAACCTTTATTTTCATAGGATATGTTGCGTTCAGAATTACCAATTTCTGAATACAATCCCTTTTATCAGACTTATTTGTTGGCTTTGGGTGATGTGGACCTAATCCAAGAATTAAATAGGGGAAGGGATGAACTTATAGCACTTTTGGAAGAAATTCCGGAGCGTAAATTGAGTTATGCCTACGGTGAAGGCAAATGGACCTTGGCCGAAGTGTTTTTGCATATTATGGATACGGAACGGGTTTTCCAATACAGGGCTTTGTGCTTTGCGCGCAACGACAAAACGCCATTTCCTGGTTTTG
Encoded here:
- a CDS encoding M14 metallopeptidase family protein, producing MIAHSLYKEASIQNRYITHDMLQKCFAELPASSIEEIGQSVLKVPIHSFILGHGSKHILMWSQMHGNESTTTKAVWDMANFLRSNDPLAKAILENCTLMVVPMLNPDGAKAYTRVNANAVDLNRDAKQLTQPESVALRKLFEDFKPDYCFNLHGQRTLFSAGQVEKPATVSFLSPSSNAARDITPTRVKAMKLIAAMNAMLQKLIPGQVGRYDDGFNDNCVGDSFQMLGVPTVLFEAGHYPNDYEREQTRKYIFLALIEALKTASTDSLGQFSTGDYFNIPANGKLFYDILVKNPQVLNPALSGGSAIGIRFKEILENDIIRFKPEIIDVGNLNGFFGHQTFKCADSMDFEAVKSNRELYELLLQAEE
- a CDS encoding Lrp/AsnC family transcriptional regulator — protein: MNKVKLDEIDHQILDMLIDNTRTPFTDIAKKLLISAGTVHVRVKKMEESGIIKGSSLTLDYVKLGYSFIAYVGIFLEKTHQTKFVLERLNQIPYVTVAHITTGKFNIFCKIRARDTTHAKNIIFKIDDIDGISRTETMISLEESINDKKRLMHTIFNEL
- a CDS encoding DinB family protein; this translates as MLRSELPISEYNPFYQTYLLALGDVDLIQELNRGRDELIALLEEIPERKLSYAYGEGKWTLAEVFLHIMDTERVFQYRALCFARNDKTPFPGFDQDEYVPESNASARTKDDLLQEYKAIRESTLCLFNSFDDDVMKRVGVASGSQMSVRAMGYIISGHQAHHLKIIRKRYL